The Triticum urartu cultivar G1812 chromosome 5, Tu2.1, whole genome shotgun sequence genome contains the following window.
GCATCGGCAACAAAGCGAGCGGACGGCACAGCAGCCAATCTTCAAAATGGACATCCATCGTGGTCGTGGTCTCCTTATGCCTTCAAAATGATAAGTTCAGGCCGTCGCAAGAGAGCATCTCCTTCTGCCGGTTCGCGAACCAAGCCTTCCTCTCTAGTGACATGTTGTTCTTGTCGACGCTCATGAACGCGAATGCCACCTCTTTGGCTGTGGTTTCGGCATTGGTGGCCTCGATCTCGAGCTTCTTGAGTTGAGCGGCCTCCTCGATGTCAAGCTTTCTCTTCTTCACGGCCTCCTCCATATCAAGCTTCTTCGTTTGAAGATCTAGGTATATCTTCATTTGCTCCTCATTCCCTTTGCTCCTCCTCTCCTCCCGCACTTCCTTTTGGCTCATCATGTTCTCCAAAGTTCCTTGCAAGGCTATAGAAGACGCATCACGCTTCTTGTCGGCCTTTGAACTTGTCTTGCCCCTCGGCCTCTTGAGCAAGTCTCCTTCATCAGCCATGACCGTCTTCCCTCCTTTCTTCTTACGAGCGGCATATTGGTCTTTGAACTTGGGGCAATCTTTGATGAGCACCCAACAATGCGTGAGAGTAAACGTCTTGTTCTTGTGCCAGGCCTTGAAGGCCTCCAAAGATTGAAATGCCTACACAATCAAAGATGCGACCACAATTGTAACATGAAAGGACAGAATGCATGAAACACAAATGGCATGCCAACATGAATGGACACATGATGGAAAAAATGAGAAGTTCATACCAAGTCACCAAGGCCTAGGCCCCTCACGGGACGGGCTTGAACGCTCTCAAGCGCAGCACAATACTCGTTGCACTCTTCTTGGATGAACCCCCATCTCTTTTGGATTGAGTTGATGTCGCGTGTGCTCGTAAATTCATAGGGGGGAAACTTCCTTCGCTCATGAAAGTTCTTGTGAACTCTTGTCCAAACGACGGATCCTTTTTGCTCGGCACCTTTCATAAGATCTTGGCCTATCTTCATCCAACTATCGGAAATCCCATGCAAATGCTTTGCCTCCTCTTTTGTGCCTCAGCCCTTTGGGTGAGCTCATCGATAAACACCAATGGCTCGGCCGAAATGTCGACCTCTTCTTCCTTATCTTCATAATACAAGTCATCATATTCATGCCAAGAGCTGCCATGGTCGTCCTCATCTTCATCATGGCCGGCGAATTGAGTGTCTTCATAGTGGCCGCGACCATCATGGCTTTGGGTGGAGCCAGGATCAAAAGCTTGGGCCTGGCCGTCGATGTGGAAGGCCTCACCACGGAGCTCGAAGATGAAGTTCTCCATGAAGGCCGAGTACTTTGGGTCGTCGGCCGTGGGCGTCGGCATTGGCATTTCGTCGAACAGCTTGCGGGCGCCGTCCATGTTCGCTAAAGCTAACGACCGGGGCTGCTTCCTTTGTGCCCGTCGGATGGTTGGCCAGCGCAGATGTACCTCGGCGTGTCGTTGAGGTTGATGACGCCCGCAGGAGTGGCCGGAGCGACCACACTGCAGTCCGATGAGGTGGATAACCGTGTTTGCCCATGGCCGTGGAGGGGCGGCGCATGATTCGTCTCAGGCGTGACGGATGAGCTCGGGGAACGGTGCTGCGAAGAACGAGCGACCGGCGAGGCTGTGTTGGCCGTGGCCATGgcaacggccgagaggatggccGGCGGGGTTGGCACAACCCTAACATGAGGAGGGCGTGCGTCTTGGCAACGATGGACTCCTTATCGTCGACGCCTGCCTGGTGCTGCGCCACACGCAGCGTGGCCGCCTCGGCGGCGTAGCTTGCAGCGACCTTCCTCTCATTGTCCTTCGCCCACCGGTTCCCTCTCTTGGTCGATTCGGCGTCAAGCTTGGCGACCTCCGCCGGATTGAGCTCCAACCGCGGCTTCTTGGTACCCTACTTCTTCGACGTGGGACATGCAGCCACGGCCGGGTCGCCGGGATTCATCGGGTCGTCGGCCATGGTGGAGAGGGAGAGGCGGGAGAGGGCGCGGGAGAGTTTTGGGCAAAGTGGAGGGAAAGCGCGGGCAGTCGTGTCCCCGGTAGGCGGGTAAGGAGAGGACAAGGGCGCGCGTCCCGCCCATCCGTGCGTTGTCCGTTCGGCCGCAAACACGTCCCAACTTTGGGTCGGGAATGGGTCGAAAGCGGACGAAAAATGGAGACGGCCTGTTTGCGGCCGCACGTTGGGCGGCCTGTTCTGTCTGTTTACCCCCAAACGGACGTGGTCGGACCATTTGGCGTCGCGCGTTGGAGTTGTCCTTAGTGGTTGCTGTTTGCTCTACCTGTGTCAAATTTACTGCCAGCCACTGCCGACTGGATGGCCACGTACTGTACTACCCAAAGCAAAGTACTAACATGTGATACCAGTACTACCACCCAAAGCAAAAGTAACAAAAGTAACATCACATGTCACGCAGACACGAAACAGGCTTTTGCCCAAGCCCGGCCACAGGCTACGAGACAACGAACGCGAGGAAACATTTTCTCATGCAACGTCGAGCTCGGTCCCAGTCGACAGTCGACACGGCTCAGTGCCACACCGGCGTCTCTACCTCGTCGTGGTAACAATGATTGGTGTAGTTTTTTAATCACAGCAACTAAGTGACTAGGTAGCGAATATCAGACGCGGCTACAATCCCGAACCATCCTCCCAAAGCCCTAATGAAGCTTCTCCGCCTATAAATACCCCCGCAAACCTGAGCCATAAACCTCACCCCAAAGCAGTGAAAGCCTCACTTCTTCCTCGACCTCCCGTCCAATAGCACCATACAGCTAGCTAGCTAACAATGGCGGCCTCCAAGCCCCTTGCCCTCCTGCTGCTCGTGGCACTGTCCGCGACGGCCATGTCCGCCGCCGGTCAAGGCTGCGGTGGCCACAAGGTGACGGTGCAGAACCTGTGCGGCCACGACCTGAACCTGGGTATCGCGGCGGTGGCGGACAGCAAGGTCCTCTTCCCCAACGGCTGGCTGCTCCCCAACGGGAAGCACGAGTCGTTCGACGTGTGCTCGTGGTCGGGGAGCGTGTCGGCGCAAGGCGCCGCCGTGGCCAAGTTCCACCTGGGCCACGACGGCGGGGCGTACTACGAGGTGAGCACCGACCAGGCCAACATGCCCATCCGCGTCTCCGTCACCCCGCACGGGAGCCCGCTGCAGGGACACTGCCCCACCGCCGGATGCAACAGCGGCAACCACTGCTTCGAGCACTCCGTCCCCGGCGGCAACTGCCACGGCGTCACCGAGATCAAGATCGTCTACTACAACCCGTAGATCGATCGACCCGTCGCCCGCCTAGgtagctgctgcaactgcttgtaGTGTTGAATAATGTTGCGGCTAGGTCGATCTCAGCTCTGTTGTCGGTTAATCTGTTGTGTGTTTCAAGTTTCAACGAGGTAGTAGTAGATTGTACCGTCGTCAGTCGTGTGTCGTAGTGTCGGATTTACAGTTTAACAAGCTGTATTTGCACGGATGTAGTATGAGCTTAGCTTAAATGCAAATGTTTGGTGTCGTCACTTTCTTTTTTGAACGGCATATAAGTACCGATCTTATTTCTACGCACCTAAATTAAGTACTACTGTACTAGGCTACTAGCTGGATTTGCTTTGTTGGTTGTGTTGTGTATGGCAGTTTGAGCTGGATTTGGGAGAAGGCACGTCCTGAATATGAACCTGCTTGTTAAAAACAGATATTAAATGGGTTTTAACATTTTAAAAAATCATTTAAAAAATCAAAACAATATTTCACATGTATATGTTCGCACAATATGTGTGCGGCACAAAGTATTATGTGTTTCATGACACCtctgcaaaaaagacaaatctcAGTGCTTCTACATAGTGTTTCATGACACATTTTGTTTCGCACATGCCAAAGAAGAAGCTATTTTTGGGCAAAACTTTTTGTGCATACATGAATGTGGAGATGTATGCGTGCAactttttttcagatttttttggcATTTAGAAATGTGTTTTTGAAGTGGGTTCATATCTATCCGGATTCATCCATTTGTTTTCTTGGATTTGACCCAAGGACAATACGTAGATAGGATGTGTTGTACATACTTCGTGAGGCCTATATGTCGCTAAATAAGTACTAAAGAGGTACCCCTTACAAAGGCCGCGAAATAAGTACTAAAGAGGTACCCATTACAAAGGCCATCCAACTTTCTGTGATGTGCGCCACTTGTTGCAAACAGagtgtttttttttctttttgtagTTTCGTTTATTCAAAACATTTTATCTATAGAACCGTGCGGCCGAATTCCAAACCGTTTCACCGTTGAATTTCTCACGTCaagatcttcgaaactagattGCATGTTACTTAGTTTCGACAAATTTTTtaggaaatataaaataaaaaataaaatcaAGTAAAAATCAAAATCTAAGAAATACAGTTACAAAAAACACCGATAACAAAACAAGAAGAAAATACCGGAGCCCAGAAGCATGGTTGCCATTTTTCACTTctttttccttttcaagaagcacTTTTTTAACGTGAGAAAACATAGTTGTACTTCTCACGAAAGCAAATATGTACTCCTCGTAGAAGCATACATTATTTGTTTCGAGAAGCATAGTTGTGTTTCTAGTAGAAGCAACTTTGTGCTTCTCGTGAAAGCACACATTTTTTCCCCTTTTCAAGAAGCATAACTATGTTTCTCGCGGAAGCAAATCTATGCTACCACGAAAAGTAAATATGTGTTTCTCATCGAAACATTTTTTTTACCAAGAAGCACAGCTGTGCTTGAAAGAAAAACTCCAACCCGAAGAGAAAATCAGGCAAAACTCGAAAAGTAAAAAAAACTCATCTATAACCTGAAAACTcgaacaaaagaaaataaaaatccAGAGGGAGCGCCGCGAACACGCCATGTGGTGGCGGCTGAAATTGTATAAACATTTTTGAAATTTTCACGGACGTTTTATGGAAACAGGCGATTATTTTAAAATGTCACGTAATTTTTTAATGGAAATAAAAAATTGAACCCACGGGAACATTTTTTTTCATTGTATATAACATTTTTACTAAGTGACATGATTTTTTTTGAAGCGCAGGAATATTTGAATCATTTTTTATACTGTATACATCTTTTATAAAACTTTTGTACATTTGTTTTGAAACACGGATACATTTTTTCACTGTCACAAACTTTTTTTCTGAAAGTTATCAACATTTTTAAAAACTATATTAACAAATGTTTTATACTATGTTAAATTTTATTGAAAAATCATGTTTTTAATTTATTAAGTATTTTTTCATATATGCATTTATTTTAAATATAAAATAAAAgtaaaagggggggggggggggaagtaAATTCTAGTGACGCCGGCATGACGTCCTACGTCCTACTGGGCTAGCCCGCGCCCTGCAGGCGAGGCAGCAATGTGCCTCGCAGTAAGCGGCACATATTGCTCAATACTTGGACTTCGTTTGTTTTTAATCATAGTGATATGAGTTGGTGCAACAGCGGCTATCCTGCGTGATGACAAAGTTAATTTTTTGGAAGACCAATGCAAGTTTATACTAGTCGTCATCGTGGATGCAATAACAACATAAGCCTTGGCCATGCGAGACGGGCTGGTTTTTGCTAACTCCTATGGGTGTAACTGGGTAGAAGTTGAATCAAATTCTTTGCAAATAATCTGATGGAGCAAGCATATAGCGGGACTCGGGGGCGGCAATATTCACAAAATATGTGGACATTAATACTTCAATTGGGAATGTCGTTTGTAAGCATTTGGTATGGATCTTGTAATCAAGTGGCTCATGTACTAGCTCATTTCAGTTAGTGTAATAAGACTTTATTTAGTTGGTTGGACGAGTCCCCTGGCATTATTGTCAGTAAGCTCGTAGATGATGTAAACATTATTGAGTTTTAATAAACCTAGACATGACGGCCGTCCCTAATTTTTCTTAATATGGAGATGCTAAGCAAAGAAAAACTAAAACGAGGATGCCCCATTGCCATGCCCACCCATAATCTAAACTAAAATAATAGTAATAAATGTATAGTAATAATGTAATATCATACTCCCTTCGTTTCATAATCTAGTGCAGATCCAATTTTCAAAAAGTCAAATCtcacaaactttgaccaagtttttTTGGAAAATAACTTACATTTAGAATGCCAAACATATAGGATTAGATTGATTATAAGGATAAGTTTCATATTTTATATATTTGGTATTGTAAATAAATTATTTTCTCTATACTCTTGGTCAAAGtttgcaaagtttgacttctcaaaaaattTACACGCACTACAATACAGAGCAGAGTGTATACATTTCTTTTTCACGAATACGCAAAGCATGCACGTCTTTCCATTGACAGAAAAAAAGAGAATGAGTATAAGTAAGGTACTCCCTCCgacccataatataagagcattttttACACTGGTGCAGTGTAAAAAACGCTCTtctattatgggacggagggagtacaacacATGCATGAATACAAGGTGGCGTGAACACGGTGCCCAGAGAGACAAGAGGTGCCCGGCCGAACAAGCAAACAACACACCTACACCCCTAGCTTGAGGAGCAGTCTCAACCTACATGACGTCCTACATCCACAAGTCTAACAACGGGTATGTCGTGAGCACAAGACAACGCCATCAAGAAGGATCACGACGTAGAGTACCGTCGCTACCCGATCCAAAGAATCAAACCAAGGTTTTCCCCTGGTGCTAAAAGAGGGGCTCAGAGAGAGGCCATGGCAACGCCTCTAAGGAGGAGACAACTCTCGTGAGTGTCGCCGCTGCCAGCATCGCCAAGCGGAGGAAGAATTTCGCCCGGCTTGGGTATTTGCAATCCCATAGCCATCGGATCAGAAACCGAGAGTCAAAAGTCAAAAGTAGGTAAAAAACCACATCCAAGAATGGAAGCCATGTTGGACACGTGTGCATTGGACATGACGTGGGGCAGCAAAGTTGCCGGACTTGGGAAGGTGGCGGGGCGAGGGGGCAATGAAAGTGCGCGGCAAGGACCGGGATGCTAGCAAGCCAAGAACTGGAAGGGGCATAGATCCAGGCAGCCAGGGCCGAGGTCACTGGATACATACAAGTCATAGAGGCTAGAGGAGACGTAGCCTCCAGAACACTGGAGCGAGCCAAAGGCACGTCGCCATCATCGCCCCTCCTTCGTCAGAGTCGAGCAAACTTTGTTGTAgtagatgaaggaaatatgccctagaggcaataataaagttattatttatttccttatttcatgataattgttttcatgctagaattgtattaaccggaaacataatacatgtgtgaatacatagacaaacagagtgtcactagtattgcctctacttaactagctcattggtcaaagatggttatgtttcctaaccatggacatgagttgttatttgataactgggatcacatcattagaagaatgatgtgattgacttgacccattccgttagctactacctcttgagcactgcattggttttccccgaagagaaagggatgatgcagcaaagtagcgtaagtattttcctcaatttttgagaactaaggtatcaatccagtaggaggccacgcgtgagtccctcgtacgtgcacaaaacaaataaatcctcgcaaccaacgcggataggggttgtcaatccctacacggccacttacgagagtgagatctgatagatatgataagataatatttttgatatttttgtgataaagatgcaaagtaaaataaaggcaaagcaAAGAGCAAacgaaataactaagtagtaggagattaatatgatgaagatagacccgggggccataggtttcactagtggcttctctcgacagcataagtattctacggtgagtgaacaaattactgttgagcaattggcagaattaagcatagttatgataatatctaggtatgatcatgtatataggcatcacgtccgagacaagtagaccgactcctgcctgcatctactactattactccactcatcgaccgctatccagcatgcatctagagtattaagttaaaaacagagtaacgccttaagcaagatgacatgatgtagagggataaactcatgcaatatgatgaaaaccccatcttgttatcctcgatggcaacaatacaatacgtgccttgctgcccctactgtcactgggaaaggacaccgca
Protein-coding sequences here:
- the LOC125555720 gene encoding uncharacterized protein LOC125555720 — protein: MAASKPLALLLLVALSATAMSAAGQGCGGHKVTVQNLCGHDLNLGIAAVADSKVLFPNGWLLPNGKHESFDVCSWSGSVSAQGAAVAKFHLGHDGGAYYEVSTDQANMPIRVSVTPHGSPLQGHCPTAGCNSGNHCFEHSVPGGNCHGVTEIKIVYYNP